Proteins encoded by one window of Streptomyces sp. ALI-76-A:
- the galE gene encoding UDP-glucose 4-epimerase GalE, whose translation MTWLITGGAGYIGAHVVRAMTDAGERTVVYDDLSTGIADRVPADVPLVTGSTLDGELLARTLAGHAVTGVVHLAAKKQVGESVERPLHYYRENVEGLRVLLEAVTAAGVRSFVFSSSAAVYGMPDVELVTEETPCVPVSPYGETKLAGEWLVRATGRATGLSTASLRYFNVAGAASPVLADTGVFNLVPMVFEKLTEDAPPRVFGDDYATPDGTCVRDYIHVADLAEAHVAAAHALQASPGRDLTLNIGRGEGVSVREMIDRINALTGHDRPPAVGPRRPGDPARVVASADRAAAELGWKAKHDIQDMITSAWAGWVRLHPEAARG comes from the coding sequence ATGACCTGGCTGATCACCGGCGGCGCCGGCTACATCGGGGCGCACGTCGTGCGCGCGATGACCGACGCGGGCGAACGGACCGTCGTGTACGACGACCTGTCCACCGGCATCGCCGACCGGGTCCCCGCGGACGTACCGCTGGTGACCGGCTCCACCCTGGACGGTGAGCTCCTGGCGCGCACCCTGGCCGGCCACGCGGTCACCGGTGTCGTCCATCTGGCCGCGAAGAAGCAGGTGGGCGAGTCGGTGGAGCGCCCGCTGCACTACTACCGGGAGAACGTCGAGGGTCTGCGCGTCCTCCTGGAGGCGGTGACCGCGGCGGGCGTGCGGTCGTTCGTGTTCTCCTCCTCCGCGGCGGTGTACGGCATGCCGGACGTGGAGCTGGTGACCGAGGAGACCCCCTGCGTGCCCGTCTCGCCGTACGGCGAGACCAAGCTGGCCGGGGAGTGGCTGGTCCGGGCCACCGGCCGGGCGACGGGCCTGTCCACGGCGTCGCTGCGCTACTTCAACGTGGCCGGGGCGGCGAGCCCCGTCCTCGCGGACACCGGCGTCTTCAACCTCGTCCCCATGGTCTTCGAGAAGCTGACCGAGGACGCGCCCCCGCGGGTGTTCGGCGACGACTACGCCACCCCGGACGGGACCTGCGTCCGTGACTACATCCACGTGGCCGACCTGGCCGAGGCCCATGTCGCCGCGGCCCACGCCCTCCAGGCGTCCCCCGGCCGCGATCTCACCCTCAACATCGGCCGGGGCGAGGGCGTGTCGGTGCGCGAGATGATCGACCGCATCAACGCCCTCACGGGACACGACCGTCCCCCGGCCGTCGGCCCGCGCCGCCCCGGCGACCCGGCCCGCGTGGTCGCCTCCGCCGACCGCGCCGCCGCCGAACTGGGGTGGAAGGCCAAGCACGACATCCAGGACATGATCACGTCGGCCTGGGCGGGCTGGGTACGCCTGCATCCGGAAGCCGCCCGCGGCTGA
- a CDS encoding bifunctional glycosyltransferase/CDP-glycerol:glycerophosphate glycerophosphotransferase has protein sequence MPRFSVIVPVFKVQGFLRECLDSVLEQSYRDIEVIAVDDCSPDGCGAILDEYAARDARVRVLHLPENVGLGRARNAGLPHATGDFLLFLDSDDTLTPGALRALADRLTETSDPDVLVFDYARTYWWGGTRRNVLAHVLAEASEGTFTVADRPEILDLLMVVWNKVYRRDFVAREGFTFPPGYYEDTPWTFPVLLSASRIATLDRICLNYRQRRQGNILSTTSRKHFDIHDQYERVFAFVDSRPQLASWRPYLHTKMGEHCLDILAKPDRLPPSAKAEFFRRTAEMFRRHKPPGLSVPPELRVLEGSYPLYVAWRQAGRAGRELGRRAQAARRAAGTRVAARRPTLSARRALDPDLVLYSAFSHRGVLGDPAAVYRAARVIAPHLRGVWVVRDEEAAALLPPDVEHVLLDSPRYRRVAARATYFVNNVNWPGPLPKRPGSVHIHTHQGTPLKYMGADLLDKPGARYGLDVPQMLRRADRWDYSLVANPHSELVWERAYPCHFRSARTGSPRNDVLVRARPDDGAAVRARLGIPAGHRVVLYAPTRRDYRRGGHVDRIDLARFAEDLGPGHTLVVRLHPSLAAGPARGLGLAELHRRGVLVDATDEPHAEDVLLAADVLVTDYSALMFDYALLDRPIVVHADDWGAYTAGRGTYFDITAEPPGHVSRSYRELAWLFASGTWRDEESARLRSVFRERFGTFDDGHASERVVRTLLLGEDGWVPGPPAAAGPLPAPAAGRDLLTSS, from the coding sequence GTGCCCCGCTTCAGCGTCATCGTGCCCGTCTTCAAGGTGCAGGGCTTTCTGCGCGAGTGCCTCGACTCGGTCCTGGAGCAGTCCTACCGGGACATCGAGGTCATCGCCGTGGACGACTGCTCGCCGGACGGCTGCGGCGCGATCCTCGACGAGTACGCGGCCCGGGACGCCCGCGTCCGGGTGCTGCACCTGCCCGAGAACGTCGGCCTCGGCCGCGCCCGCAACGCCGGACTGCCGCACGCCACCGGCGACTTCCTCCTCTTCCTGGACAGCGACGACACCCTCACGCCGGGCGCGCTGCGCGCGCTGGCCGACCGGCTGACTGAGACGTCCGACCCGGATGTGCTGGTCTTCGACTACGCGCGCACCTACTGGTGGGGCGGCACCCGGCGCAACGTCCTCGCGCACGTGCTCGCCGAGGCGTCCGAGGGCACCTTCACGGTCGCCGACCGGCCGGAGATCCTCGACCTGCTGATGGTCGTGTGGAACAAGGTCTACCGCCGTGACTTCGTCGCGCGCGAGGGCTTCACCTTCCCGCCCGGCTACTACGAGGACACGCCCTGGACGTTCCCGGTCCTGCTGAGCGCCTCGCGGATCGCCACCCTCGACCGGATCTGCCTGAACTACCGGCAGCGCCGCCAGGGCAACATCCTGTCCACCACCAGCCGCAAGCACTTCGACATCCACGACCAGTACGAGCGGGTCTTCGCGTTCGTCGACTCCCGCCCGCAGCTGGCGAGTTGGCGGCCCTACCTGCACACCAAGATGGGCGAGCACTGCCTGGACATCCTCGCCAAGCCGGACCGGCTGCCGCCGTCCGCCAAGGCCGAGTTCTTCCGCCGTACGGCCGAGATGTTCCGCAGGCACAAGCCGCCCGGCCTGTCCGTGCCGCCCGAACTGCGGGTACTGGAGGGCAGTTACCCGCTGTACGTGGCCTGGCGGCAGGCGGGCCGGGCCGGGCGGGAACTCGGGCGGCGCGCGCAGGCGGCGCGTCGGGCGGCGGGCACCCGGGTGGCGGCACGCCGCCCCACGCTGAGCGCACGCCGCGCGCTGGACCCGGACCTCGTCCTCTACTCGGCCTTCTCGCACCGGGGCGTGCTCGGTGACCCGGCCGCGGTCTACCGCGCGGCGCGGGTGATCGCTCCGCATCTGCGCGGGGTGTGGGTGGTGCGGGACGAGGAGGCGGCGGCCCTGCTGCCACCGGACGTCGAACACGTCCTCCTCGACTCCCCGCGCTACCGCCGGGTGGCCGCGCGGGCCACCTACTTCGTCAACAACGTCAACTGGCCCGGCCCGCTGCCCAAGCGCCCCGGCAGCGTCCACATCCACACCCACCAGGGCACCCCGCTCAAGTACATGGGCGCCGACCTGCTGGACAAGCCGGGTGCCCGCTACGGTCTGGACGTGCCGCAGATGCTGCGCCGCGCCGACCGCTGGGACTACAGCCTGGTCGCCAACCCGCACTCCGAGCTGGTGTGGGAGCGGGCGTACCCGTGCCACTTCCGCTCGGCGCGGACCGGCAGCCCGCGCAACGACGTCCTGGTCCGCGCCCGGCCGGACGACGGCGCGGCCGTCCGCGCCCGGCTGGGGATCCCGGCCGGCCACCGGGTCGTGCTGTACGCGCCGACCCGCCGCGACTACCGGCGCGGCGGCCACGTCGACCGGATCGACCTGGCGCGGTTCGCGGAGGACCTGGGGCCCGGCCACACCCTCGTGGTGCGCCTGCACCCCTCGCTCGCCGCCGGCCCGGCGCGCGGTCTGGGCCTCGCCGAGCTGCACCGGCGCGGTGTCCTGGTCGACGCGACCGACGAACCGCACGCCGAGGACGTCCTGCTCGCCGCCGACGTCCTGGTCACCGACTACTCGGCCCTGATGTTCGACTACGCCCTGCTGGACCGGCCGATCGTCGTCCACGCCGACGACTGGGGCGCCTACACGGCCGGCCGGGGCACCTACTTCGACATCACCGCCGAGCCACCGGGCCACGTCTCGCGCTCCTACCGGGAGCTGGCGTGGCTGTTCGCCTCCGGGACCTGGCGGGACGAGGAGTCGGCCCGCCTGCGGTCCGTCTTCCGGGAGCGGTTCGGCACGTTCGACGACGGACACGCCTCGGAGCGGGTCGTACGGACGCTGCTGCTCGGCGAGGACGGGTGGGTGCCGGGGCCGCCGGCGGCCGCCGGGCCGCTGCCGGCGCCGGCCGCCGGCCGTGACCTGCTGACCTCCTCGTGA
- a CDS encoding TetR/AcrR family transcriptional regulator: MTSNADEPQQRPRRRAPAGAAVLREDVTEAIRAAVFEELAAVGYARMSIEGIARRAGVGKTAVYRRWRSKLHLVLDLVSAIAVQGLPVPDTGTLEGDLRLLYEVTSRALRHPVASQVIPDLQAEAARNPEIAEALQKALREGQEGVASKIVAAAEQRGEIRRGVDQDLALDLVSGPLYWRAVVIRSPKLPKGYLGSLARATAAAVKAL; the protein is encoded by the coding sequence ATGACCAGCAACGCCGACGAGCCGCAGCAGCGTCCGCGCCGCCGGGCCCCCGCCGGGGCGGCCGTGCTCCGGGAGGACGTGACCGAGGCCATCCGGGCGGCCGTGTTCGAGGAGCTCGCGGCCGTCGGCTACGCGCGGATGTCCATCGAGGGGATCGCGCGCCGCGCGGGCGTCGGCAAGACCGCCGTGTACCGCCGCTGGCGCTCCAAGCTGCACCTCGTCCTCGATCTGGTCTCGGCGATCGCCGTACAGGGCCTGCCCGTGCCGGACACCGGCACCCTGGAGGGCGACCTGCGACTGCTGTACGAGGTGACCTCCCGGGCCCTGCGTCACCCCGTGGCCTCGCAGGTCATCCCCGACCTCCAGGCCGAGGCGGCCCGCAACCCCGAGATCGCCGAGGCCCTCCAGAAGGCCCTGCGGGAAGGGCAGGAGGGCGTCGCCAGCAAGATCGTCGCGGCGGCGGAGCAGCGCGGCGAGATCCGCCGGGGCGTCGACCAGGACCTCGCCCTGGACCTGGTCTCGGGTCCGCTGTACTGGCGCGCGGTGGTCATCCGCAGCCCGAAGCTCCCGAAGGGCTATCTGGGGTCCCTGGCGCGGGCCACGGCGGCGGCGGTCAAGGCGCTGTGA
- a CDS encoding organic hydroperoxide resistance protein encodes MDALYTAVATATHGRDGRAVSSDGTLDLALGIPVEMGGNGQGTNPEQLFAAGYAACFGSALGLVGRQAKVDVSDAAVTAEVGIGKQGEGFGLKVALRVELPDTVDEATGRKLVEQAHQVCPYSNATRGNIEVDLVIE; translated from the coding sequence ATGGACGCGCTCTACACCGCTGTCGCCACCGCCACCCACGGCCGGGACGGCCGTGCCGTCTCCTCCGACGGCACCCTGGACCTCGCACTCGGCATCCCGGTGGAGATGGGCGGCAACGGTCAGGGCACCAACCCGGAGCAGCTGTTCGCCGCCGGCTACGCCGCGTGCTTCGGCAGCGCCCTCGGCCTCGTCGGCCGCCAGGCCAAGGTCGACGTCAGCGACGCCGCCGTGACCGCCGAGGTCGGCATAGGCAAGCAGGGCGAGGGCTTCGGCCTCAAGGTCGCCCTGCGCGTCGAGCTGCCCGACACCGTGGACGAGGCGACCGGCCGCAAGCTGGTCGAGCAGGCCCACCAGGTCTGCCCCTACTCCAACGCCACCCGCGGCAACATCGAGGTCGACCTCGTCATCGAGTAG
- a CDS encoding bifunctional glycosyltransferase family 2 protein/CDP-glycerol:glycerophosphate glycerophosphotransferase, which yields MPRFSVIVPAYQVQAYLHECLESVLSQSYPDLELIAVDDRSPDACGAIIDEFAARDPRVRPVHLPENQGLGGARNAGMREASGDYLVFLDGDDTLTPDALRAIADRLKETDEPDVLVYDYARTYWSGRTVRNQAAVRLTERGPAPFRLEDRPGLLHVLMVAWNKAYRREFVERAGFAFPPGYYEDTPWTYPVLMTAESIATLDRVCVHYRQRRRGSILGTTSRRHFDVFAQYDRVFAYIERRPELARWRPVLFRRMVDHLLTVFARRERLPRECRAEFLRTARAHCRRYRAPGHPVPVRARLRHALVRLGLHRTYRALRLTAAGRRRCVRALVRVLGAGRSAALRLHYRVQLLLPLRADRAVFTADGDRGHGCNPGALETAFRTHAPHIRTAWVARPEHHHTVPTVTRRVTPGSAAYWTALARSKYLVSNADFDRRLVKRSGQVLVQTQRGTPLKHMGLDLQERPAAARDTDFAALLRGVDQWDYVLSANRHSTLTWERVLPGGYTTLAHGQPRNDVFQQATTADVARLRGCLGIPEGTVAVLYAPTHRDYRRAQCPSLDLDRLVRSLGPRFTVLARSHPVHGGPLTGQAGESARVVDVTGHPSVEHLCLASDVLVTDYSSIMFDYANLDRPIVILADDREAYEAARGTYFDLRSFPPGAVARSEDELIDIFATGHWRGSRSAQLRAAFRERFCPYDDGRAAERVVRQVVLGETDLPPVVPLAERRPVPSAAAASTRSPLATVPHPAGSPALTDRA from the coding sequence GTGCCCCGGTTCAGTGTCATCGTCCCCGCGTACCAGGTCCAGGCGTATCTGCACGAGTGCCTGGAATCGGTGCTGTCCCAGTCGTATCCGGATCTGGAGCTGATCGCGGTCGACGACCGCTCGCCGGACGCCTGCGGCGCGATCATCGACGAGTTCGCCGCCCGCGATCCGCGCGTCCGCCCGGTGCACCTGCCGGAGAACCAGGGCCTGGGCGGTGCCCGCAACGCGGGCATGCGCGAGGCGAGCGGCGACTACCTGGTCTTCCTGGACGGTGACGACACCCTCACCCCCGACGCGCTGCGCGCGATCGCCGACCGGCTGAAGGAGACGGACGAGCCGGACGTCCTGGTCTACGACTACGCGCGCACCTACTGGTCCGGCCGCACCGTCCGCAACCAGGCGGCCGTCCGGCTCACCGAGCGCGGCCCGGCCCCGTTCCGGCTGGAGGACCGGCCGGGGCTGCTGCACGTGCTGATGGTGGCCTGGAACAAGGCGTACCGGCGGGAGTTCGTCGAGCGGGCGGGCTTCGCCTTCCCGCCCGGCTACTACGAGGACACCCCGTGGACCTACCCGGTCCTGATGACGGCGGAGTCCATCGCGACCCTCGACCGGGTGTGCGTGCACTACCGGCAGCGCCGGCGGGGCAGCATCCTCGGCACCACCAGCCGCCGCCACTTCGACGTCTTCGCGCAGTACGACCGGGTGTTCGCGTACATCGAGCGCCGCCCCGAACTGGCGCGCTGGCGGCCGGTGCTGTTCCGCCGGATGGTCGACCACCTGCTGACGGTGTTCGCCCGCCGGGAGCGACTGCCGCGCGAGTGCCGGGCCGAGTTCCTGCGCACCGCCCGCGCGCACTGCCGCCGGTACCGCGCCCCCGGCCATCCCGTCCCCGTGCGCGCCCGTCTCCGGCACGCCCTCGTCCGGCTGGGCCTGCACCGCACGTACCGCGCGCTGCGGCTGACCGCGGCCGGGCGACGCCGGTGCGTCAGGGCCCTCGTCCGCGTGCTCGGGGCGGGCCGGTCCGCGGCGCTGCGGCTGCACTACCGCGTGCAGTTGCTCCTTCCCCTGCGCGCCGACCGTGCCGTCTTCACCGCGGACGGGGACCGCGGCCACGGCTGCAACCCGGGCGCGCTGGAGACCGCGTTCCGCACGCACGCCCCGCACATCCGCACGGCGTGGGTCGCCCGCCCCGAGCACCACCACACCGTCCCGACCGTCACCCGCCGGGTCACGCCCGGCTCGGCCGCCTACTGGACGGCGCTCGCCCGCTCCAAGTACCTGGTGAGCAACGCCGACTTCGACCGCCGCCTGGTCAAGCGGTCCGGCCAGGTCCTGGTCCAGACCCAGCGGGGCACCCCGCTCAAGCACATGGGGCTCGACCTCCAGGAGCGCCCGGCGGCCGCGCGGGACACGGACTTCGCCGCGCTGCTGCGGGGCGTCGACCAGTGGGACTACGTACTGTCCGCCAACCGCCACTCCACCCTCACCTGGGAGCGCGTCCTGCCCGGCGGCTACACCACGCTCGCCCACGGCCAGCCGCGCAACGACGTCTTCCAGCAGGCGACCACGGCGGACGTGGCCCGGCTGCGCGGGTGCCTCGGCATCCCCGAGGGCACGGTCGCGGTCCTGTACGCGCCCACCCACCGGGACTACCGCCGCGCCCAGTGCCCGTCCCTGGACCTGGACCGTCTCGTGCGCAGCCTCGGCCCCCGCTTCACCGTCCTGGCCCGCTCCCACCCGGTCCACGGCGGTCCCCTGACCGGGCAGGCCGGGGAGTCGGCCCGGGTCGTCGACGTCACCGGCCATCCGAGCGTCGAGCACCTGTGCCTCGCCTCGGACGTCCTGGTCACCGACTACTCGTCGATCATGTTCGACTACGCCAACCTGGACCGGCCGATCGTGATCCTCGCCGACGACCGGGAGGCGTACGAGGCGGCCCGGGGCACCTACTTCGACCTGCGGTCCTTCCCGCCGGGCGCGGTCGCGCGCAGCGAGGACGAGCTGATCGACATCTTCGCCACCGGCCACTGGCGCGGCTCACGCTCCGCCCAGCTGCGCGCGGCGTTCCGCGAGCGCTTCTGCCCGTACGACGACGGACGCGCCGCCGAGCGGGTCGTCAGGCAGGTGGTGCTGGGCGAGACGGACCTGCCGCCGGTCGTCCCGCTCGCCGAGCGCCGGCCCGTGCCGTCGGCGGCCGCGGCCAGCACGCGCTCCCCGCTCGCCACCGTGCCGCATCCGGCCGGTTCCCCGGCCCTCACCGACCGCGCCTGA
- a CDS encoding bifunctional glycosyltransferase family 2 protein/CDP-glycerol:glycerophosphate glycerophosphotransferase translates to MPRFSIIVPSHGVVGRLSQALDSVLAQSFGDFELIPVCDAPDSPASDVVAGYARRDSRVTPVHSPPSAGLAGARNTGTRAATGAYLLFLDGDDVLVPGALAALAARLDETGDVDVLYFEHERVPWWEGEPANPAAPVLAGTPRAAFSPDEAPRLTGVQLPAWSAAHRRAFVAEHRLAFPDGHFTDVGFGALSILAAERVAVLRSVVVRHLVRRQGSRLTLPGEHHFDLLDQAELVLVRASERGLAGERLHQLFEQLFAAVLKTAARPRRLPARRRAYFRRASGLYRRHRPAGFRAPGGSPGVQHRLLATGSYAAFRALRDANRGATRAVEALPRPRMLRTRLLYQHHLRRPLDPRLAVYCAYWGRGYACNPAAIHAKARQLAPHIRAVFLVEPDQAHTLPEGIEYAVIGSHRYWEVLARATYLVNNANFAEGVVKRPGSVHLQTQHGTPLKRMGVDQSTYPVVAAATGSFTRLLGRVDRWDYNLSANRHSTQTWERAFPGAYEHLEYGYPRNDVYYTATADDVARIRGELGVPEGATAVLYAPTHRDHRTGFAPGLDLEAFCEQAGEDVVVLLRAHYFYDRGARRSTGRVIDVTAHRSSEDVCLAADALVTDYSSIMFDYANLDRPVVVYADDWEVYRETRGVYFDLMAAPPGPVTRTPQELARVFRDGSYAGAESAALRGRFRERFCEFDDGRAAERVVRRVFLGEPPEALPPVLPLAERVPAPAAATLVRS, encoded by the coding sequence ATGCCCCGCTTCAGCATCATCGTCCCGTCCCACGGGGTCGTGGGCCGCCTGTCCCAGGCGCTGGACTCGGTCCTCGCCCAGTCCTTCGGCGACTTCGAGCTGATCCCGGTCTGCGACGCGCCCGACTCCCCCGCGTCGGACGTCGTGGCCGGGTACGCCCGCCGGGACTCCCGGGTGACCCCGGTGCACTCCCCGCCGTCGGCGGGCCTCGCGGGGGCCCGCAACACCGGGACACGGGCGGCGACCGGCGCGTATCTGCTGTTCCTCGACGGGGACGACGTCCTCGTGCCGGGCGCGCTGGCGGCGCTGGCCGCACGGCTCGATGAGACCGGTGACGTGGACGTGCTGTACTTCGAGCACGAGCGGGTGCCGTGGTGGGAGGGCGAGCCGGCCAACCCGGCCGCTCCGGTCCTGGCGGGGACCCCTCGGGCGGCCTTCTCCCCCGACGAGGCCCCCCGGCTGACCGGCGTCCAGCTCCCGGCGTGGAGCGCCGCCCACCGTCGCGCCTTCGTCGCCGAGCACCGGCTCGCCTTCCCCGACGGCCACTTCACCGACGTCGGGTTCGGCGCCCTGAGCATCCTGGCCGCCGAGCGGGTCGCGGTGCTGCGCTCGGTCGTCGTCCGGCATCTGGTGCGCCGGCAGGGCAGCCGCCTCACGCTGCCCGGCGAGCACCACTTCGACCTGCTGGACCAGGCCGAGCTGGTGCTCGTCCGGGCGTCCGAGCGGGGCCTGGCCGGGGAGCGGCTGCACCAGCTGTTCGAGCAGCTCTTCGCCGCCGTGCTGAAGACGGCCGCCCGGCCGCGCCGCCTGCCCGCCCGGCGCCGCGCCTACTTCCGCCGGGCGAGCGGGCTGTACCGGCGCCACCGCCCCGCCGGGTTCCGGGCGCCGGGCGGCAGTCCGGGCGTGCAGCACCGGCTGCTGGCGACCGGGTCGTACGCCGCCTTCCGGGCCCTGCGCGACGCCAACCGGGGGGCGACCAGAGCGGTCGAGGCCCTCCCGCGTCCGCGCATGCTGCGCACCCGCCTGCTGTACCAGCACCATCTGCGCCGCCCCCTCGACCCGCGGCTCGCGGTGTACTGCGCCTACTGGGGCCGCGGTTACGCCTGCAACCCGGCCGCGATCCACGCCAAGGCCCGCCAACTGGCCCCGCACATCCGCGCGGTGTTCCTGGTCGAGCCGGACCAGGCGCACACCCTGCCGGAGGGGATCGAGTACGCCGTCATCGGCAGCCACCGGTACTGGGAGGTCCTGGCGCGCGCCACCTACCTGGTCAACAACGCCAACTTCGCGGAGGGCGTGGTCAAGCGGCCCGGCAGCGTGCACCTACAGACGCAGCACGGCACCCCGCTGAAGCGGATGGGCGTCGACCAGTCGACGTACCCGGTGGTGGCCGCCGCGACCGGCAGCTTCACCAGGCTGCTGGGACGGGTGGACCGCTGGGACTACAACCTCTCCGCCAACCGTCACTCCACCCAGACCTGGGAGCGGGCCTTCCCGGGCGCCTACGAGCACCTGGAGTACGGCTATCCGCGCAACGACGTGTACTACACGGCGACCGCGGACGACGTGGCCCGGATCCGCGGGGAACTGGGCGTCCCGGAGGGCGCGACGGCCGTCCTGTACGCGCCCACCCACCGTGACCACCGGACCGGTTTCGCGCCGGGCCTGGACCTGGAGGCGTTCTGCGAACAGGCCGGCGAGGACGTGGTGGTGCTGCTGCGCGCCCACTACTTCTACGACCGGGGCGCGCGGAGGAGCACCGGCCGGGTCATCGACGTGACCGCGCACCGCTCCTCCGAGGACGTCTGCCTGGCCGCCGACGCGCTGGTCACCGACTACTCGTCGATCATGTTCGACTACGCCAACCTGGACCGCCCGGTCGTCGTGTACGCCGACGACTGGGAGGTCTACCGGGAGACCCGAGGCGTCTACTTCGACCTCATGGCCGCCCCGCCCGGTCCGGTGACCCGCACGCCCCAGGAGCTGGCACGGGTGTTCCGCGACGGCTCGTACGCGGGAGCGGAGTCGGCCGCGCTGCGGGGCCGCTTCCGTGAGCGTTTCTGCGAGTTCGACGACGGACGCGCCGCCGAGCGCGTCGTCCGCCGGGTGTTCCTCGGCGAGCCGCCGGAGGCGCTCCCGCCCGTGCTCCCGCTCGCGGAGCGCGTCCCGGCCCCCGCCGCCGCCACCCTCGTAAGGAGCTGA
- a CDS encoding response regulator transcription factor — translation MRVVIAEDNALLREGLVLLLTSAGHEVVAVVGTGPEVLPALLVHRPDVAVLDVRMPPDFRDEGLRAALAARRELPGLPVLVLSQYVEESYAAELLGGGAAGLGYLLKDRVGRVDEFLDALARVAAGGTALDPEVVTELLTRRRDTPLDSLTPREREVLRLMAEGLDNATIARTLVVTERSVHKHIGNVFLKLGLEQSDSGHRRVLAVLTYLNNA, via the coding sequence ATGAGAGTGGTGATCGCCGAGGACAACGCCCTGCTGCGCGAGGGGCTGGTCCTGCTGCTGACCTCGGCCGGACACGAGGTGGTGGCCGTGGTCGGTACCGGCCCCGAGGTCCTGCCCGCGTTGCTGGTCCACCGGCCCGACGTCGCCGTCCTGGACGTCCGTATGCCGCCCGACTTCCGCGACGAGGGCCTGCGGGCCGCCCTCGCCGCGCGCCGGGAGCTTCCCGGGCTGCCGGTGCTGGTGCTGTCGCAGTACGTCGAGGAGTCGTACGCCGCCGAACTGCTGGGCGGGGGCGCGGCCGGCCTCGGCTATCTGCTCAAGGACCGGGTGGGGCGGGTCGACGAGTTCCTGGACGCGCTGGCGCGGGTCGCGGCCGGGGGCACGGCCCTGGACCCCGAGGTGGTGACCGAGCTGCTGACCCGGCGCCGGGACACGCCGCTCGACTCGCTGACCCCACGGGAGCGGGAGGTGCTGAGGCTGATGGCAGAGGGACTCGACAACGCGACCATCGCCAGGACGCTGGTCGTCACCGAGCGGTCGGTCCACAAGCACATCGGCAACGTGTTCCTGAAGCTGGGGCTGGAGCAGAGCGACAGCGGGCACCGGCGGGTGCTGGCGGTGCTGACCTACCTGAACAACGCGTAG
- a CDS encoding MarR family transcriptional regulator: MTPTPTPATTENWLRLDSQICFSLHAASRAFNGVYRVILKDLGLTYPQYLVMLVLWEQGDMPVKKLGEHLRLDSGTLSPLLKRLESAGLVRRERSVRDERSVEVRLTEQGVALRERAVRVPHRIAAATGFDLDEIRELRARLDRLTSTLDAAALGEPPECR, encoded by the coding sequence ATGACCCCGACGCCGACCCCCGCCACCACCGAGAACTGGCTGCGCCTGGACTCCCAGATCTGCTTCTCCCTGCACGCGGCCTCCCGCGCCTTCAACGGCGTGTACCGGGTGATCCTCAAGGACCTCGGGCTCACCTACCCGCAGTACCTGGTGATGCTGGTGCTGTGGGAACAGGGCGACATGCCGGTCAAGAAGCTCGGTGAGCACCTGCGCCTGGACTCCGGCACGCTGTCGCCGCTGCTCAAGCGGCTGGAGTCGGCCGGCCTCGTCCGGCGGGAGCGCAGCGTCCGGGACGAACGCTCGGTGGAGGTGCGGCTGACCGAGCAGGGCGTGGCGCTGCGCGAGCGCGCCGTGCGGGTACCGCACCGGATCGCCGCCGCGACCGGGTTCGACCTCGACGAGATCCGCGAGCTGCGTGCACGCCTCGACCGGCTCACCTCGACGCTGGACGCGGCGGCGCTGGGCGAGCCGCCGGAGTGCCGGTGA